Below is a window of bacterium DNA.
CATCCGAGCCGCGACGGATGCTCAGAACTACGGAGACGCATGGGCTTGGCTATACGCCCTACGGTCAGTCTGTTCTAGCAACGACCGCCGAGTGAGCGACGACATAGGCGACGTTCATCGCATAGCCGAAACCGTTCGCGCTCATGGAGACTCGTCGGTTCTTCCCAATGGGCGCACACGCACGCAAGCCTTGGCGACGCTCAATTCTCAGGACCCGATCGCGGCCTACGAAGCAATCAGGCGGCACGTTCGACACTCCACGGTCGCGGCTTCGCTCTCGGAGGAGATGGAAGCACACCAGCTCTTTGGGCACCTCCTCGCGGACACGGGACGCCCGATGGAAGCAGTTCAGCACTACATCGTCGCGGGTGACGGCAAAGCTGCCACCAGTCTCGCGGAACGCTGGCCGGACGAGGCGTTCAGCCTCGATGCTGACATCTCAGGGCTGCCGAGTTGGCAACGTGCAGCGGTCTTCGAAACTGTCGCTGCCTTCGACGATTGGCTACCGGATCCTGACCGCGCCCTGTGGGCCACGTCCTCGCTCAAGGAGATTCTCACCGACTCCGGCGCTGCCGGGCTATTCCGACGCCGTGCTCCCAAGGCCGCATATGGCGCGCTCGCGGCGACAGCTTCGGATCTGGCAGCGGCAGAAGCTGAACGATTCCTCGAGCAGGTTGAGGCGGGCCTGGAATCGGAGCGGGCCGCGATTCTCGACGCCGACAGCTGCTCGGTCACAGTGCTATACGAGATAGCGGGCTCTCACCCAGAGTTGGCCAGCCGCGCCGTCACAGCGGCCATGAAGCTATTCCTGAGTGTCCCGTATCGATCCCACATCAACTGGGATGAGGGTTACAACGTGCTGAGGCAGCACCAACAAATCGTTAGAGATCACCTGGCTGTCGAGGTGCAGGCAGGCGACCTCACGGCGTGCATCGTGATGACAGCAGCGGACTGTGTGGACGAGGCGGTCCTTGACCAGGCGAGACGAAGGCTCGAACGAGCAGTTTCGCAGCCCGAGAGAGAACCAGGAGTCCAACACATAGGCAGCAGTCTGCCCTACGACGCCTACCTGATCCGCCACTTGGAGGCCGAATCCATACACAGATTCGTCACCGCGGCGATGGCGCTCGCCGTCGACCCAGGAGAACCAGTTCCCAACCGAGATCAAGCCCTTGGTGCAGCAGAAGCCTGCATGCCAGGAATTCCCGAATCGCAGCGGTCGGACTTCTTCAAGGTAGCCATGGAGTGCGCTCGCGGCCTACACGACGATCAGGGGAGCACTCCCTTGCCACTGGGCGACACAGACCCTCTGAGTAGATTCCGGATCAGCTTTGGACCAAGCTCTCTGCGAGGTCCCGGACTTCGGTGCGCGGCCGCGAGCGCTGTCACGAACGAGCAGAAGAAGATGGTGAGAGGCGCGGCCTTGGAACTCCTAATCGCACCCGACAAGTACACAGCCGAGACTGCGGCGTTCGCTGCCGCTCAACTGCCGGCGCCGGTGCTCGCGGGCGACGTGGACACACTTCGACTACGACCGGATTCCCGGGCGCGCGTCCTGGCCGCATTGACGTGGGCCAGCTTGGACGATGTTGATGAGCAGATTGGCCGGGGCCTCGCTATGGACCCATCACACACGGTGCGAGCCGCCCTGGCGTCGGCGCTACGCGAAATCCCCTCCCATGACGCACTACGCCAACTGCTCTCGCGAGACACCCGGCGTACAGTCCGAAGAGCCGCATCTCGCAGGAGCCGCTGATGGGGCGGGATCCACCGAACCGAGTTCTCAAAGAACACCACATTGGCGCCGTCCTCCACGGACTCCGCAGTTGGCGCGCCAAGAACCGGGTACCCCGCGATGTTGCCGATGCCGCATCCGGCCACACCGTCGCCAGCGTCGAAGGCGCCGACCAGCGCAGCGACCTCCTCGAGCGGCGCTACATGGTCGTAGCACGCTGGGCTGGCTAGTTCACCAGCTAACGGTCGGGGGACTATAAGTGCACACTTCTACAATCTCTAGCTTATGATTGTGGTGTGTGGGCAGGCGAGCACACCGACGAGTTCGGCGAGTGGTGGGACAGCTTGACCCCGAGCAGCAAGAAGCGCTCGACGATCGGGTGATACTGCTCGCCGAGGTCGGACAGGGCCTGCGGCACCCCGTCGTCGGAGAGATCACCTGGTCACGCACGCCAACATGAAGGAACTCTGGGTATCGAAGGGCAGCGCACTACGGGTGCTTTTCGCATTCGATCCGCGGTGCCACGCCATCTTGCTGCTGGTCGGCGAGAAGTCAGGCCGATGGCAGGAGTGGCACAACTGGGCGATCCCCCCCCCAAGCCGACGAACCATACGACACCTACCTCGAGGAACCGCGAGCAGAAGGGCTCCTCGACGATGAGCCCTAACTATGACCCGACACACGAATGGACAGCAGCACCATGCCAAACACGACGTCATACCGAGAGCTTCACGGCCGGGTTGCCGAGCGGTCGGGCGCCGCCGAGCGCCTCGCCGCGCTCCGCCTGGGCACCCTCGCGGAGATCGGCCTGTACGAACTCCGTCGTTCCCTCGAACGCTCCCAGACCGACCTCGCTGCCGAGCTGGGCATCAGCCAGCCGGCCGTCTCGCAACTCGAACGCGGCGACGACGCGAAACTCTCAACTTTGCGCAGCTACCTCGAGAGTCTCGGCGCCCGACTCCAGATCCTCGCCATTTTCGACGACGGCGAAGCAGAAACCGCCATCCCCATCCGGATCGGAGTCAGCGCCTAGCCGCAACGACCGCGAAGACACTCCCTGGCTCAGTGAGATCGAGCCAAGCGGACCCGAACGAACCGGCAATACCCAGATCAGAGGATGTCTTGCGGACCTCGGCGATTGACGGGGAGTGGCGCCGGCAAAGAGCGCCCAGTTGGGGTTGCCAGCGTAGAGGGGCGCTCTGATCTGGTAGTGCGCGAAGCGGCGGTGTCCCGCGCCGCCAGGTGACCGACCGGTCACCGTCGAGGACCAACGCCACCGCGTGGCCTTGAACTTCTTCGTGAACCGCCGCCTGGTCTTCCCCGGCGGCGGGTAGTGCCTCATCACAGACATGGCTCCCTCCCAATTGAGGTGTCAAACCAACACGGGGACCTCACGTCGGGTTCTCCCGCACCGCGGACTCCTCCGAATCGGTGCATGTCAAACCCGATTCTGGAGGCCTCAGTTCACCGACCACGGACCTAGTGCCCGCTCAAATCCGACGACCGGCAATCGGGGCCGCGCTAGGCCGAGGTCGACGCGAGCGCGACCCGCTACTGGAGCGTGGCTCGGGTTCCAGATCGGACAGTGACCAGTCAGGTATCGCGTTGGTGCTGGGAGTCGCTCAGTTCAGGTCTTGAGTTGGAGCGACTTCGGGAATCATGAGTCGCGGTCCGGCGACTCGTCTACCGAGCATCACACGAGTTCCTGGCCACTTCCAAGTGGGCTCGGCATCACGCAGTGGTCCGATTATGCCTCTCACCTGTTAAGCGATTGAGAATCGATCCTTGGTAGTGAAGCTTGTGTAACAGCATTCTCTCGATATACCACTGTCCTAGATTCCAGGCTTCGTGATGGACTTCGTTCGGCAGTTCACCCAGTTTTTGCTTAGCATGAACCAAGTCATTCCGGACGCTATTGATCGCTTCCAGACCATTCGCTGGAAGTCGGCCGACCCGTGCCAGCGCGTCTAGTGCTTCACAACCTGCACCAAGTCTGATATCGATTCCCATACCTTTTGTCGCACACGCGACAAACTTACCTGTGCTTTCTCCTCGCTTCTTTTCCCGTCCGAGTTCTTGGTGCGAGAGAACTTCGAGAGCCGCTTGGGTTAGTACTATTCCAACATATGCTGGACTTGTATTACTTACGAGATACCAATCTATTGCTCGTGTCATAGTGCTGCGCCAATCGCGATCGTCTCTGAATAGACGCCAGTGTTCGGGGAACAACTCCGAGAGTGAGTCGGCACCGTTCAATCCTCGGAACCAGGACCGGCTTTGTCTCCATGAATCTACGTGGTGTACACCCCAGCGCATCCAAGATTGTGCTCCGTGCTCATCCTGACCCTCCACGAGAGTGACACCGCAAGCCGAGCCACGAGCGAACGAAAGGAGCATACGCAACGCATCAAGCAGTACGCTCGCTCGCTTGACCGAAAACGTAGCGCCGCTAGTACGGATGATTCTGCCAGTATACGTAACGCCGAATCCTCTATCTCGCTGGAGCGTCGTGCAGACCTCGGAGATGTTATTGACCCCGGTGAGCTCCACGGTCCAATCAGAATCCGCGAGGGTTGCATGAGAAATCGAAGTCATTATCGATCCGTTGATACTAGGGATCGATTGATTCCCGAGTAGCTGAGGAAAGTTGATCAGCGAAAAGGTCACAGCACTTAGCGGCCTTCCGTCGTCCCGGACATCCACGGGCTGACGTTGTGGCAACAATACCCCTTCTCCTGTATTGAGGTCGAAGGA
It encodes the following:
- a CDS encoding XRE family transcriptional regulator: MPNTTSYRELHGRVAERSGAAERLAALRLGTLAEIGLYELRRSLERSQTDLAAELGISQPAVSQLERGDDAKLSTLRSYLESLGARLQILAIFDDGEAETAIPIRIGVSA